In one Haloplanus salinus genomic region, the following are encoded:
- a CDS encoding TRAM domain-containing protein encodes MVERPVTAGGTHVVAIEELGSEGDGVGYVDDFAVLVDGAALGETVRVEITSVGSNFARGEVVGAEFGYD; translated from the coding sequence ATGGTCGAGCGCCCCGTCACGGCCGGCGGGACACACGTCGTCGCCATCGAGGAACTCGGATCGGAGGGCGACGGCGTCGGGTACGTCGACGACTTCGCGGTGCTGGTCGACGGCGCCGCCCTCGGCGAGACGGTGCGGGTAGAGATCACGAGTGTGGGGTCGAACTTCGCGCGCGGCGAGGTGGTCGGCGCCGAGTTCGGCTACGACTGA
- the thyX gene encoding FAD-dependent thymidylate synthase, with protein sequence MEVTLLEATPDPERAVCTAARNDYLSEFVGDISFEEAMDGIEGETLEDKQRTLIGHLLDHGHFGPFEHPQATFAIKGVSRSCMAQVTRHRHVSFDIQSMRYVSFDDVDPANVEEGAMVVTPPSATDPDWIGRNQSSGAVDEETVAERERVFRESVRESVESYQELLDLGMPPEDARFVLPIGTEVNIVMSLNARMLMHVADMRAAADSQWEIREMTESILDLAAEWCPITFEHYEERMKGRKNRLAP encoded by the coding sequence ATGGAGGTCACACTGCTCGAAGCGACGCCCGATCCGGAGCGCGCGGTCTGTACGGCGGCGCGAAACGACTACCTCTCGGAGTTCGTCGGCGACATCTCCTTCGAGGAGGCGATGGACGGTATCGAGGGGGAGACGCTGGAGGACAAGCAGCGAACGCTCATCGGCCACCTGCTCGATCACGGTCACTTCGGACCGTTCGAGCATCCGCAGGCCACGTTCGCGATCAAGGGCGTCAGTCGGTCGTGTATGGCCCAGGTCACGCGACACCGACACGTCAGCTTCGACATCCAGAGCATGCGCTACGTCTCCTTCGACGACGTGGACCCCGCCAACGTCGAGGAGGGTGCGATGGTGGTGACGCCGCCGTCGGCGACGGACCCCGACTGGATCGGCCGCAACCAGTCGAGCGGCGCCGTCGACGAGGAGACGGTCGCCGAACGCGAACGGGTGTTCCGCGAGTCGGTGCGCGAGTCCGTCGAGTCGTACCAGGAGCTCCTCGATTTGGGGATGCCACCAGAAGACGCTCGCTTCGTCCTCCCCATCGGCACCGAGGTCAACATCGTCATGTCGCTGAACGCCCGGATGCTGATGCACGTCGCGGACATGCGCGCCGCCGCCGACAGCCAGTGGGAGATCCGCGAGATGACCGAGTCGATCCTCGATCTGGCCGCCGAGTGGTGCCCCATCACGTTCGAACATTACGAGGAGCGCATGAAGGGGCGGAAAAACCGGCTGGCGCCCTGA
- a CDS encoding MBL fold metallo-hydrolase codes for MPTIENLAADVDAFTSNVFLVTGDRTALVDTGANFDVVSAIDDRVDGLDAVVLTHTHRDHVGNVDAVRSAFGVGTVGYDPTHPAVDAELGGTVRLGDHDYAVLHTPGHKDDHVCLYAPDAGVCFAGDLVFAGGSFGRTDLEEGDREALLRSIDRLLDSVAPDLAELHTGHGPSVTTDAYETIERAGQAARRY; via the coding sequence ATGCCCACCATCGAGAACCTCGCGGCCGACGTCGACGCCTTCACCAGTAACGTCTTTCTCGTGACCGGCGACCGTACCGCCCTCGTCGACACCGGCGCCAACTTCGACGTCGTGTCGGCGATCGACGACCGGGTGGACGGCCTCGACGCCGTCGTCCTCACCCACACGCACCGTGACCACGTGGGCAACGTCGACGCCGTCCGGTCGGCGTTCGGCGTCGGCACCGTCGGCTACGACCCCACCCATCCCGCCGTCGACGCCGAACTCGGGGGGACGGTTCGGCTCGGCGATCACGACTACGCCGTCCTCCACACGCCCGGTCACAAGGACGATCACGTCTGCCTCTACGCGCCGGACGCGGGGGTGTGCTTTGCGGGTGACCTGGTCTTCGCCGGCGGGTCGTTCGGTCGGACCGATCTAGAGGAGGGGGACCGTGAGGCGCTACTCCGAAGCATCGACCGACTGCTCGATTCGGTCGCTCCGGACCTGGCCGAACTCCACACGGGCCACGGACCGAGCGTGACGACCGACGCGTACGAGACTATCGAGCGGGCCGGACAGGCGGCGCGGCGCTACTGA
- a CDS encoding DUF5827 family protein: MPRSKDAFEGIYPCDFYTPAELLDPDQMYTIREIGRLLQGLDPDADLDEGTEAVLVDWAVPWVMRNADDLVIGEPPTEDDPGYYGLKTDQ; the protein is encoded by the coding sequence ATGCCTCGATCAAAGGACGCGTTCGAGGGGATCTACCCCTGTGACTTCTACACCCCCGCGGAACTGCTCGATCCGGACCAGATGTACACGATCCGCGAAATCGGCCGGCTGTTGCAGGGACTCGACCCCGACGCGGACCTCGACGAGGGAACGGAGGCCGTCCTCGTCGACTGGGCGGTGCCGTGGGTGATGCGAAACGCCGACGACCTCGTGATCGGCGAGCCGCCGACCGAGGACGATCCGGGTTACTACGGCCTGAAGACGGATCAGTAG
- the sod gene encoding superoxide dismutase has product MSYELDPLPYDYDALEPHISEQVLTWHHDTHHQGYVNGWNSAEETLEANRGEDDFGSSAGAIRNVTHNGCGHILHDLFWNCMSPEGGDEPSGDLADRIAEDFGSYEAWKGEFEAAAGDASGWALLVYDSFSNQLRNVVVDEHDQGALWGSHPVLALDVWEHSYYHDYGPARGDFVDNFFQVVDWSEPSTRYEQAVELFE; this is encoded by the coding sequence ATGAGCTACGAACTCGATCCCCTACCGTACGATTACGACGCACTGGAGCCGCACATCTCGGAGCAGGTGCTGACCTGGCATCACGACACCCACCACCAGGGCTACGTGAACGGCTGGAACAGCGCCGAAGAGACGCTCGAAGCCAACCGCGGGGAGGACGACTTCGGCTCCTCCGCCGGCGCCATCCGGAACGTCACCCACAACGGCTGTGGACACATCCTTCACGACCTGTTCTGGAACTGTATGTCGCCGGAGGGCGGCGACGAGCCGAGCGGTGACCTCGCCGACCGCATCGCGGAGGACTTCGGCTCCTACGAGGCTTGGAAGGGCGAGTTCGAAGCCGCTGCCGGCGACGCCAGCGGCTGGGCGCTCCTGGTGTACGACAGCTTCTCGAACCAGCTTCGCAACGTCGTCGTCGACGAGCACGACCAGGGCGCGCTCTGGGGCAGTCACCCCGTCCTCGCGCTCGACGTCTGGGAGCACTCGTACTACCACGACTACGGTCCGGCCCGCGGCGACTTCGTCGACAACTTCTTCCAGGTCGTCGACTGGTCCGAGCCGAGCACTCGCTACGAGCAAGCCGTCGAACTCTTCGAGTAA
- a CDS encoding MFS transporter, translating to MRGWRGVGLVTGWQAVASLSFYAIFAATAFLRSDFGLSRTLVGATITVTMLGYTLFLFVMGAAVDGYGERPVMVGGLLALGLGAAGVAVAPSYAVLLVTLLVLGGAYATAMPATNRAILAVAPAGRRNLTMSIKQVGVTVGSGLGALLVTWTAATRLGWRAGFLVVAVVAVGVAAAFGYWYRGDGGSGSMGLPDVRELLSRPDYRLLVAAGFFYGAAIFTTTAYVVLYLTESVGAAAGVAGAVLALVQLTGSGGRIGGGALADRLPFGDGRASAFVLVGQSAVGAACIVAVTAVDTGLAAAAGFAALGLFVFGVPATYYACMTALVPSDRVGEATAGGQLTINAGGLLAPPAFGYLVDTVGYTAGWFALAAGVGVAALLTGWLTVLTRP from the coding sequence ATGCGCGGCTGGCGCGGCGTCGGACTGGTGACGGGGTGGCAGGCGGTCGCCAGCCTCTCGTTTTACGCCATCTTCGCCGCGACGGCGTTTCTCCGGTCGGATTTCGGCCTCTCGCGCACCCTCGTCGGCGCCACCATCACCGTGACGATGCTCGGCTACACGCTCTTCCTGTTCGTCATGGGTGCGGCCGTCGACGGCTACGGCGAACGGCCGGTGATGGTCGGCGGCCTCCTCGCCCTCGGCCTCGGCGCCGCCGGCGTCGCCGTCGCCCCCTCCTACGCCGTCCTCCTCGTCACCCTTCTCGTCCTCGGCGGAGCGTACGCGACGGCCATGCCCGCCACCAACCGGGCCATCCTCGCCGTCGCCCCGGCCGGCCGGCGCAACCTCACCATGAGCATCAAACAGGTGGGCGTCACCGTCGGGAGCGGCCTCGGCGCCCTCCTCGTGACGTGGACGGCGGCCACGCGTCTCGGGTGGCGTGCCGGCTTTCTCGTCGTCGCCGTCGTCGCCGTCGGCGTCGCCGCCGCTTTCGGCTACTGGTACCGGGGGGACGGCGGCTCCGGGTCCATGGGCCTCCCTGACGTCCGGGAACTGCTCTCCCGCCCCGACTACCGCCTGCTCGTCGCCGCCGGCTTCTTCTACGGCGCCGCCATCTTCACCACCACGGCCTACGTCGTCCTCTATCTCACCGAGTCGGTGGGCGCCGCCGCGGGCGTCGCGGGGGCGGTGCTCGCGCTCGTGCAACTCACCGGGAGCGGGGGTCGAATCGGCGGCGGCGCCCTCGCCGACCGCCTCCCCTTCGGCGACGGGCGGGCGAGCGCGTTCGTCCTCGTCGGCCAGTCGGCGGTCGGTGCCGCCTGTATCGTCGCCGTCACTGCCGTCGACACCGGACTCGCGGCCGCTGCGGGCTTCGCGGCGCTCGGGCTCTTCGTCTTCGGCGTCCCCGCCACCTACTACGCCTGCATGACGGCGCTGGTTCCCTCGGACCGCGTGGGCGAGGCGACTGCCGGCGGGCAACTCACCATCAACGCCGGCGGCCTCCTCGCGCCGCCGGCGTTCGGCTACCTCGTCGACACCGTGGGCTACACCGCCGGATGGTTCGCCCTCGCCGCCGGCGTCGGCGTCGCGGCGCTGCTGACTGGATGGCTGACCGTGCTGACACGCCCTTGA
- a CDS encoding DJ-1/PfpI family protein, translating to MVTTIEILCFDGFEELDAIGPYEVLQVAASRGVSLDVSLVTLEARDRVTAANGLRIDPDGVLSVAAPPDVVVVPGGGWNDRGSAGAWAEAERGAVPDALAGLHDAGTTLAAVCTGGMLLARAGVLDGRPAVTHAGALDDLREAGAEVVDARYVDDGDVLTAGGITAGLDLALRLIERLADAETADAVATHMEYERRA from the coding sequence ATGGTGACGACTATCGAGATTCTCTGTTTCGACGGGTTCGAGGAACTAGACGCCATCGGGCCGTACGAGGTGTTGCAGGTCGCAGCCTCGCGCGGCGTCTCACTCGACGTGTCGCTGGTGACCCTCGAGGCGCGTGACCGCGTGACGGCTGCCAACGGCCTCCGGATCGACCCCGACGGCGTCCTCTCCGTGGCTGCTCCCCCTGACGTCGTCGTCGTTCCCGGCGGCGGGTGGAACGACCGCGGTTCGGCGGGAGCGTGGGCGGAGGCCGAACGCGGCGCCGTCCCCGACGCGCTGGCCGGCCTCCACGACGCCGGGACGACGCTCGCGGCCGTCTGTACCGGCGGTATGCTGCTGGCGCGGGCGGGAGTGCTCGACGGCCGGCCGGCGGTCACCCACGCCGGTGCCCTCGACGACCTCCGGGAAGCGGGTGCCGAGGTGGTCGACGCCCGGTACGTCGACGACGGCGACGTGTTGACCGCCGGCGGCATCACCGCAGGGCTGGACCTGGCGCTTCGCCTGATCGAGCGACTGGCCGACGCCGAGACGGCCGACGCCGTGGCCACGCATATGGAGTACGAGCGGCGGGCGTAG
- a CDS encoding HD domain-containing protein: MATIKDSVHDHIEVTGVAEDLLDTPAMQRLRRIRQLGTVSLVYPSANHTRFEHSLGVYHLASETLDHLGVAGRTAERVRAAALLHDVGHPPFSHNVEDLLYRHTGKYHDDVADLLASGRVGAVLRDHDVDPAAVADLVAGGGRYGQLVSGELDVDRMDYLVRDAHHTGVPYGTIDHGRLVRELTFVDGELVLAEGNVQTAESLLLARALMNPTVYQHHVARIGKAMLRRATERLIREAGYDAETVRRWDDADLLATLRRSDATVDFADRLSTRDLFKRAVWAELPDVPDDLLDADHERVRELERDVAAAADIDPDAVILDVPPPPEIRESSSRVVVNGEIRRLDRQSPLVSALRVAGRNQWRLGVYAPAGAVERVGREAVRTLGLDVDGAPISEVRGGLDATLDEFG, translated from the coding sequence ATGGCGACGATCAAGGACAGCGTCCACGACCACATCGAGGTGACGGGCGTCGCCGAGGACCTACTCGACACGCCGGCGATGCAGCGGCTCCGTCGGATCCGCCAGTTGGGAACGGTCTCGCTGGTCTATCCGTCGGCGAACCACACCCGCTTCGAGCACAGCCTCGGCGTCTACCACCTCGCGAGCGAGACGCTCGATCACCTCGGCGTGGCCGGGCGGACGGCCGAACGGGTCCGCGCCGCCGCCCTCCTGCACGACGTCGGCCACCCCCCGTTCAGCCACAACGTCGAGGACCTCCTCTACCGCCACACGGGGAAGTACCACGACGACGTGGCCGACCTCCTCGCGAGCGGGCGGGTGGGCGCCGTCCTCCGCGACCACGACGTCGACCCCGCGGCCGTCGCTGACCTCGTCGCCGGCGGCGGGCGCTACGGCCAACTCGTCTCCGGCGAACTCGACGTGGATCGGATGGACTACCTCGTCCGCGACGCCCACCACACCGGCGTCCCCTACGGCACCATCGACCACGGGCGCTTGGTTCGCGAACTGACCTTCGTCGACGGCGAACTCGTCCTCGCGGAGGGGAACGTCCAGACGGCCGAGAGCCTCCTGCTCGCCCGCGCGCTGATGAACCCGACGGTCTACCAGCACCACGTCGCCCGCATCGGGAAGGCGATGCTCAGGCGGGCCACCGAACGCCTGATCCGCGAGGCGGGCTACGACGCCGAGACGGTGCGCCGGTGGGACGACGCGGATCTGCTGGCGACGCTCCGACGCTCCGACGCCACCGTCGACTTCGCCGACCGGCTCTCGACGCGCGACCTGTTCAAGCGCGCGGTGTGGGCCGAACTCCCCGACGTGCCCGACGATCTGCTGGACGCCGACCACGAGCGCGTCCGCGAACTCGAACGCGACGTGGCCGCCGCGGCCGATATCGATCCGGACGCGGTGATCCTCGACGTGCCGCCGCCGCCGGAGATCCGGGAGTCGTCGTCGCGGGTGGTCGTCAACGGCGAGATCAGGCGTCTGGATCGGCAGTCGCCGCTCGTGAGCGCGCTCCGGGTCGCCGGCCGCAACCAGTGGCGACTCGGCGTCTACGCCCCCGCGGGTGCCGTCGAGCGCGTGGGTCGGGAAGCCGTCCGGACGCTCGGCCTCGACGTCGACGGCGCGCCCATCTCGGAGGTCCGTGGCGGCCTCGACGCCACCCTCGACGAGTTCGGATAG
- a CDS encoding universal stress protein, whose amino-acid sequence MGTYDRILVPTDGSEGVERAIEHAVGVAARNGATLHGLYVLSTDAYAGLAMESSWESVDRLLREDARTAVERVREIAERLDAGVPVETAVVEGNPSREIVRYAEDEGCDLVVMGTHGRGGIDRLLLGSVAESVIRASSIPVTAVPVGAEG is encoded by the coding sequence ATGGGCACGTACGACCGGATTCTCGTCCCGACCGACGGCTCCGAGGGCGTAGAGCGGGCCATCGAACACGCCGTCGGGGTGGCCGCGCGCAACGGCGCCACGCTCCACGGCCTCTACGTCCTCAGCACGGACGCCTACGCGGGGCTGGCGATGGAGTCGTCGTGGGAGAGCGTCGACCGCCTCCTCCGCGAGGACGCCAGGACGGCGGTCGAACGGGTCCGGGAGATAGCCGAGCGGCTAGACGCCGGCGTCCCCGTCGAGACGGCGGTGGTGGAGGGCAACCCCAGCCGCGAAATCGTGCGCTACGCGGAAGACGAGGGCTGTGACCTCGTGGTGATGGGCACCCACGGCCGCGGCGGCATCGACCGCCTGTTGCTGGGAAGCGTCGCGGAGTCCGTCATCCGTGCGTCGTCGATTCCGGTGACGGCCGTCCCGGTCGGCGCCGAGGGTTAG
- a CDS encoding biotin--[acetyl-CoA-carboxylase] ligase, producing the protein MNGSDTRRSLLRALADAGGPVPGPALADDLGVSRAAVWKHVETLREAGFGIESGADGYAVRSVPEYGGDAIAYGLDAPDVVEYHDRLPSTNDRARNLAVEGATDVLVVAGTQTGGRGRLDRTWNSPPGGVYASLLRRPDRPPAHAPVYTLAAAVAVARACREAGVDAVIKWPNDVLMAESERKLAGVLTEMEGEADRISWLIVGVGVNVDVSGGELPATATSVRVEGGDADRRRFCQRVVETFHALDPDDVLAAWREYAATLGREVRVETPGGVVEGEAVDVEFPGALVVRTDDGERTVHAGDCEHLRPA; encoded by the coding sequence ATGAACGGGAGCGACACCCGCCGCTCGCTCCTTCGGGCGCTCGCCGACGCCGGCGGCCCAGTTCCGGGACCGGCGCTCGCGGACGACCTCGGCGTCTCCCGCGCGGCCGTCTGGAAACACGTCGAGACGCTCCGGGAAGCGGGCTTCGGAATCGAAAGCGGCGCCGACGGTTACGCCGTCCGGTCGGTCCCCGAGTATGGCGGCGACGCCATCGCCTACGGCCTCGACGCGCCCGACGTCGTCGAGTACCACGACCGCCTCCCCAGCACGAACGACCGAGCGCGGAACCTGGCGGTCGAGGGGGCGACGGACGTCCTCGTCGTCGCGGGGACACAGACCGGCGGTCGGGGGCGTCTCGACCGCACTTGGAACTCGCCACCCGGGGGCGTTTACGCCAGCCTCCTCCGCCGCCCGGACCGACCACCGGCGCACGCGCCGGTCTATACGCTCGCGGCGGCCGTCGCCGTCGCCCGCGCCTGTCGCGAGGCGGGCGTCGACGCGGTGATCAAGTGGCCCAACGACGTGTTGATGGCGGAGTCGGAGCGGAAACTCGCCGGCGTTTTGACCGAGATGGAAGGCGAGGCCGACCGAATCTCGTGGCTGATCGTCGGCGTCGGCGTGAACGTCGACGTGAGCGGCGGGGAGTTGCCGGCGACGGCGACGAGCGTTCGGGTCGAAGGAGGCGACGCCGACCGCCGACGGTTCTGTCAGCGTGTCGTCGAGACGTTCCACGCTCTCGACCCCGACGACGTGCTCGCCGCGTGGCGCGAGTACGCCGCCACCCTCGGCCGCGAAGTGCGCGTCGAGACGCCCGGCGGCGTCGTCGAGGGGGAGGCCGTCGACGTCGAATTCCCCGGCGCACTCGTCGTCCGCACCGACGACGGGGAGCGGACCGTCCACGCCGGCGACTGCGAACACCTGCGGCCGGCCTAA
- a CDS encoding acetyl-CoA carboxylase biotin carboxylase subunit: MFRKVLVANRGEIAVRVMRACEELGVRTVAIYSEADKHAGHVRYADEAYNVGPARAADSYLDQEAVLEAARKANADAIHPGYGFMAENAEFAARVEDSECTWIGPPSDAMERLGEKTKARKVMQSAGVPVVPGTTDPVEDPSEVEAFGEENGYPIAIKAEGGGGGRGMKIVESPEEVEDQLAAAKREGEAYFDNDSVYLERFLEAPRHIEVQIVADGHGHVRHLGERDCSLQRRHQKVIEEGPSPALSDDLRERIGQAARRGVGETNYTNAGTVEFLVEDGEFYFLEVNTRIQVEHPVTEEITGIDIVKEQIKVAAGNEISFAQDDVVIEGHAMEFRINAENAARDFAPATGTLTTYDPAGGIGVRVDDAVRQGDDIGGDYDSMIAKLIVDASDREECLARAERALREFDIQGFHTVIPFHRLMVTDERFTEGTHTTNYLDEELDPERIERAVERWGPEETDGDEEEDVTEREFTVEVNGKRFEVNLEERGAPPIPSGGGGSGAGGGMQRPDVATNDADDDGAVAAGEGERITAEMQGTILSVDVAPGDEVAPGDVVLVLEAMKMENDIVAEGGGTVSEVLVSEGESVDMGDPLIVLE, translated from the coding sequence ATGTTCAGGAAGGTCCTCGTCGCCAACCGGGGCGAGATCGCGGTGCGTGTCATGCGCGCCTGCGAGGAACTGGGGGTTCGAACCGTCGCGATCTACAGCGAGGCCGACAAACACGCGGGACACGTCCGCTACGCCGACGAGGCGTACAACGTCGGCCCGGCGCGGGCGGCGGACTCCTATCTCGACCAGGAGGCGGTGCTCGAAGCGGCACGGAAGGCGAACGCCGACGCCATCCACCCCGGCTACGGGTTCATGGCCGAGAACGCCGAGTTCGCGGCGCGCGTCGAGGACAGCGAGTGTACGTGGATCGGCCCGCCCTCGGACGCGATGGAGCGCCTCGGCGAGAAGACCAAGGCACGGAAAGTGATGCAGTCGGCCGGCGTCCCGGTCGTCCCGGGGACGACCGACCCCGTCGAGGACCCGTCGGAGGTCGAGGCGTTCGGCGAGGAGAACGGCTACCCGATCGCGATCAAGGCCGAGGGCGGCGGCGGCGGCCGTGGCATGAAGATCGTCGAGAGTCCCGAGGAGGTCGAGGACCAGTTGGCGGCCGCCAAGCGGGAGGGCGAGGCGTACTTCGACAACGACTCGGTCTACCTCGAACGCTTCCTCGAGGCGCCCCGGCACATCGAGGTACAGATCGTCGCGGACGGACACGGACACGTCCGCCACCTCGGCGAGCGTGACTGTTCGCTCCAGCGCCGCCACCAGAAGGTGATCGAGGAGGGGCCGAGCCCCGCGCTCTCCGACGACCTGCGCGAACGCATCGGGCAGGCCGCGCGCCGGGGCGTCGGCGAGACGAACTACACCAACGCCGGTACCGTCGAGTTCCTGGTGGAAGACGGCGAGTTCTACTTCCTCGAGGTCAACACGCGCATCCAAGTCGAACACCCTGTCACCGAGGAGATCACGGGCATCGACATCGTGAAAGAGCAGATCAAGGTGGCGGCGGGCAACGAGATCAGCTTCGCCCAAGACGACGTGGTGATCGAGGGCCACGCCATGGAGTTCCGGATCAACGCCGAGAACGCCGCCCGTGACTTCGCGCCCGCGACGGGCACGCTCACGACGTACGACCCCGCCGGCGGTATCGGGGTCCGCGTCGACGACGCGGTGCGGCAGGGTGACGATATCGGCGGCGACTACGACTCGATGATCGCGAAACTGATCGTCGACGCGAGCGACCGCGAGGAGTGCCTCGCGCGCGCCGAACGCGCCCTCCGCGAGTTCGACATCCAGGGTTTCCACACCGTCATCCCCTTCCACCGGCTGATGGTGACCGACGAGCGGTTCACCGAGGGGACCCACACGACGAACTACCTCGACGAGGAACTCGACCCCGAACGCATCGAGCGGGCGGTCGAACGGTGGGGGCCCGAGGAGACGGACGGCGACGAGGAGGAGGACGTGACCGAACGCGAGTTCACCGTCGAGGTGAACGGGAAGCGCTTCGAGGTGAACCTCGAAGAGCGCGGCGCACCCCCGATTCCGTCGGGCGGCGGTGGCAGTGGCGCCGGTGGTGGCATGCAGCGCCCGGACGTCGCGACGAACGACGCGGACGACGACGGCGCCGTCGCCGCCGGCGAGGGCGAACGGATCACCGCCGAGATGCAGGGGACCATCCTCTCGGTCGACGTAGCGCCCGGCGACGAGGTGGCGCCCGGCGACGTGGTGCTCGTCCTCGAAGCCATGAAGATGGAAAACGACATCGTCGCCGAGGGCGGCGGCACGGTCAGCGAGGTACTCGTGAGCGAGGGCGAGAGCGTCGACATGGGCGATCCGTTGATCGTCCTCGAATGA
- the asd gene encoding aspartate-semialdehyde dehydrogenase, producing the protein MTVRVGILGATGAVGQRFIQLLDDHPTFELAALTASEDSAGSPYRESAKWRVDSPIPVDVAEMTVRRTEPDAVPDDVDLLFSSLPSSVAVDVEEDFARAGYVISSNSSNDRLAEDVPLTIPEINPDHLDLIEVQRDERGWDGALVKNPNCSTITIIPPLAALDEFGLDRVNVSTLQAVSGAGYSGVTSMEIIDNALPHIGGEEDKMETESRKLLGEFDGAEVSWHDMDVAASCNRIPTLDGHLENAFVDVADDPDPSEIEDAMREFPGIDLPSAPNQLIHVFDDPERPQPRMDRMRGGGMQICVGGIQETPQGVKFNCLAHNTVRGAAGASLLNGELLHENGYL; encoded by the coding sequence ATGACAGTACGAGTCGGCATCCTCGGTGCGACCGGTGCGGTCGGACAGCGTTTCATCCAACTTCTCGACGACCACCCCACGTTCGAACTCGCAGCGCTCACCGCGAGCGAGGACAGCGCGGGGTCGCCGTACCGCGAGTCGGCGAAGTGGCGGGTCGACTCCCCGATCCCGGTCGACGTGGCGGAGATGACGGTCCGCCGCACCGAACCGGACGCCGTCCCCGACGACGTGGATCTGCTCTTCTCGTCGCTCCCCTCCAGCGTCGCCGTCGACGTCGAGGAGGATTTCGCCCGTGCGGGCTACGTCATCTCCTCGAACTCCTCGAACGATCGGCTCGCGGAGGACGTGCCCCTGACCATCCCGGAGATCAACCCCGACCACCTCGACCTGATCGAGGTCCAACGCGACGAGCGCGGGTGGGACGGGGCCTTGGTGAAGAATCCGAACTGTTCGACGATCACGATCATCCCGCCGCTGGCGGCGCTGGACGAGTTCGGCCTCGACCGCGTCAACGTCTCCACCCTACAGGCCGTCTCCGGCGCCGGCTACTCCGGCGTCACCTCCATGGAGATCATCGACAACGCGCTCCCGCATATCGGCGGCGAGGAGGACAAGATGGAGACCGAATCCCGCAAGCTGCTGGGCGAGTTCGACGGCGCCGAGGTGTCGTGGCACGACATGGACGTCGCCGCCTCGTGTAACCGCATTCCGACCCTCGACGGCCACCTAGAGAACGCCTTCGTGGACGTGGCCGACGACCCCGACCCCAGCGAAATCGAGGACGCGATGCGGGAGTTCCCCGGCATCGACCTGCCGAGCGCACCAAACCAGCTGATCCACGTCTTCGACGACCCCGAACGGCCGCAGCCCCGGATGGACCGGATGCGCGGCGGCGGGATGCAGATCTGTGTCGGCGGCATCCAAGAAACGCCACAGGGCGTCAAGTTCAACTGCCTCGCTCACAACACCGTCCGCGGTGCGGCGGGTGCCAGCCTGCTCAACGGCGAGCTACTCCACGAGAACGGCTACCTGTAG
- a CDS encoding CFI-box-CTERM domain-containing protein — translation MSTDETPETEAGGGTDRPLSETGVGDSREKHLVVVTESGERIDRGEVYVRHTESAYLVSPDVEFPAAETTRYRKENLDRVEISQHHSNCFITTAAAGEGPTLDSLRDFRAEVMRPTRSGRVLLWVYEAISPPVAATLDRHPRSTTTRLVRRLVDRCGALADCRRAATGAAERAALSVTLICLYVVGVAFAALGHGWLRGRELAGGRGIN, via the coding sequence ATGAGCACCGACGAGACGCCCGAGACGGAGGCCGGGGGCGGGACGGATCGCCCCCTGTCGGAAACCGGCGTCGGCGACTCCCGCGAGAAACATCTGGTCGTCGTGACCGAGAGCGGCGAACGGATCGACCGCGGTGAGGTGTACGTCCGCCACACCGAATCGGCGTATCTCGTCTCGCCCGACGTCGAGTTTCCCGCGGCCGAGACGACGCGCTACCGGAAGGAGAACCTCGACCGCGTGGAGATCAGCCAGCACCACTCGAACTGCTTCATCACGACCGCCGCCGCGGGCGAGGGGCCGACCCTCGACTCGCTTCGTGACTTCCGTGCCGAGGTGATGCGACCCACCCGTTCCGGGCGCGTACTCCTGTGGGTCTACGAGGCCATCAGTCCGCCCGTCGCGGCGACGCTCGACCGACATCCGCGGTCGACGACGACCCGTCTCGTCCGACGACTCGTCGACCGCTGTGGCGCGCTCGCCGACTGCAGGCGGGCGGCGACGGGGGCGGCCGAACGGGCGGCCCTCTCGGTCACGCTGATCTGCCTGTACGTCGTCGGCGTCGCCTTCGCGGCGCTCGGCCACGGGTGGCTCCGGGGTCGCGAACTCGCGGGTGGCCGCGGGATCAACTGA